A genomic segment from Methanolobus zinderi encodes:
- the fen gene encoding flap endonuclease-1, producing the protein MGTDIGDLLKKRPVELPDLTARVVAIDAYNTLYQFLSIIRQRDGTPLKDSSGNITSHLSGILYRMTNLVEAGVKPVFVFDGKPPELKSGTIEKRSQIRESAKIKATEAREKGLAEEAYKYAQASSKVDATIVEDSKKLLDAMGIPFVDAPSEGEAQAAYMVRKGDADLIGSQDYDSLLFGAPSVVRNLTVSGRRKLPGKNIYVDVKPEIIDLEESLTELGISHEQLIDLALCVGTDYNSGLEKVGPKTALKLVKEHGSIENILDAKKAEIDKLESIKGFFTDPPVSDDYELKWSKPKIETVIDLLCTEHDFSNARVTKALERLEASSGGGQSTLDKWF; encoded by the coding sequence ATGGGTACTGATATAGGGGACCTCTTGAAGAAAAGGCCGGTGGAACTGCCAGATCTGACTGCCAGAGTGGTCGCCATCGATGCATACAATACCCTGTACCAGTTCCTGAGCATAATACGCCAGAGGGATGGCACTCCTCTTAAGGATTCCAGCGGGAATATCACATCCCATCTGTCGGGAATACTGTACCGGATGACAAATCTAGTGGAAGCAGGAGTAAAACCTGTTTTTGTTTTTGATGGCAAGCCCCCCGAACTGAAGTCCGGGACCATTGAAAAGCGCTCCCAAATCCGTGAGAGTGCAAAGATAAAAGCCACCGAAGCGCGTGAAAAGGGACTGGCCGAAGAAGCGTACAAGTATGCACAGGCTTCCTCAAAGGTGGATGCCACAATAGTTGAGGATTCTAAGAAACTGCTTGATGCAATGGGAATCCCCTTTGTGGATGCACCCTCGGAAGGTGAGGCACAGGCAGCTTATATGGTCAGAAAAGGAGATGCTGATCTTATAGGTTCACAGGACTATGATTCTCTGCTTTTTGGTGCTCCGTCTGTGGTCAGGAACCTGACCGTCTCCGGGAGGAGGAAACTGCCCGGAAAGAACATCTATGTGGATGTGAAACCTGAGATAATCGATCTTGAGGAATCCCTGACAGAACTTGGGATAAGTCATGAACAGCTTATCGATCTTGCTCTCTGTGTCGGAACCGACTACAACAGCGGACTCGAGAAGGTCGGCCCTAAAACGGCACTCAAGCTGGTAAAAGAGCATGGCAGTATTGAGAATATTCTGGATGCAAAGAAAGCTGAGATCGACAAACTGGAATCGATTAAGGGATTCTTCACGGACCCTCCGGTATCAGATGATTATGAGCTGAAATGGAGCAAACCAAAAATTGAAACTGTTATCGATCTGCTCTGCACGGAACATGACTTTTCAAATGCCAGGGTTACAAAGGCACTGGAACGCCTGGAAGCATCTTCCGGGGGCGGCCAGAGTACCCTTGACAAATGGTTCTAA
- a CDS encoding presenilin family intramembrane aspartyl protease PSH, which translates to MSSEEKSFKEYRPMLAMAGIIIIVQLVALLLAAPMVAEDMRAFEDPDDASNAIFYIGAILVFTFLLLMAIRRGMQWIIQLVILLAVASTMYYVFYALFALTTVSALINNVISISLAVILTVLLYKFPEWYVINTVGLLIGAGASAIFGISLSIIPVVVLLGLLAIYDAIAVYRTKHMIDLAEGVMDMRLPILFVMPKHMKYSFIEDSFKKEEGEEREAFFMGLGDAIMPTILVVSANIFLTDAYRIAGFINIPALAAMVGTLVGFIALTVLVMRGKPQAGLPFLNGGVILGYIVGVLIAGTPFY; encoded by the coding sequence TTGAGTTCGGAGGAAAAAAGCTTCAAAGAATACAGGCCAATGCTCGCAATGGCAGGTATCATTATAATCGTACAGCTGGTGGCCCTTCTACTGGCCGCACCCATGGTGGCCGAGGATATGAGGGCATTCGAAGACCCTGATGATGCCTCAAACGCCATATTCTACATTGGTGCCATACTCGTATTCACATTCCTGCTGCTGATGGCCATCAGAAGAGGTATGCAGTGGATAATACAACTGGTCATCCTGCTTGCAGTGGCTTCAACGATGTATTATGTATTCTACGCTCTGTTTGCACTTACCACAGTATCCGCTCTGATCAATAACGTGATCTCAATTTCCCTTGCCGTGATCCTGACCGTGCTCCTCTATAAGTTCCCGGAATGGTATGTGATAAACACAGTGGGACTGCTAATCGGTGCGGGAGCCAGTGCAATATTCGGCATCTCACTTTCCATAATACCGGTGGTGGTACTCCTCGGACTTCTGGCAATATATGATGCCATCGCAGTTTACAGGACAAAACACATGATAGACCTTGCAGAAGGAGTTATGGATATGCGTCTCCCAATACTTTTCGTGATGCCAAAGCACATGAAATATTCCTTTATCGAGGACTCCTTCAAAAAAGAAGAGGGAGAGGAGAGGGAAGCGTTCTTCATGGGTCTGGGAGACGCCATCATGCCGACCATACTTGTGGTATCGGCAAACATCTTCCTCACAGACGCATACCGGATAGCAGGATTCATAAACATCCCGGCACTGGCAGCCATGGTAGGTACTCTAGTGGGATTCATTGCACTAACAGTACTTGTAATGAGAGGAAAACCACAGGCAGGACTACCATTTTTGAACGGTGGTGTGATCCTGGGTTACATCGTAGGCGTTCTCATAGCAGGAACACCTTTCTACTGA
- a CDS encoding carboxymuconolactone decarboxylase family protein — MEIEKIRKTIDKDTDEAVEDILTEVEERYGEIPYIVNFMKDMPELFIPRMIYENSVMREFRRMDPKTVELICIAVSSALRCEYCLKTHVRVAKRLGVSKEEIFDSILIASTISNAAVLAEGTRSLDSEFSEDESEKQNSRDGTCTICNIASELPEEE; from the coding sequence ATGGAAATCGAAAAGATACGGAAAACTATTGATAAGGATACCGACGAGGCTGTAGAAGATATTCTCACAGAGGTGGAAGAACGTTATGGTGAAATTCCGTATATTGTGAATTTCATGAAGGACATGCCCGAGCTGTTCATCCCGAGGATGATATACGAGAACAGCGTCATGCGTGAGTTCAGGCGTATGGACCCTAAAACTGTGGAACTCATATGTATTGCTGTTTCCTCAGCACTTCGGTGCGAATACTGTCTGAAGACCCATGTAAGGGTTGCGAAGAGACTTGGAGTATCAAAGGAAGAGATATTCGATTCTATTCTGATTGCTTCCACGATATCCAATGCCGCCGTGCTTGCTGAAGGTACACGTTCCCTGGACTCGGAATTCAGCGAGGATGAGTCCGAAAAGCAGAATAGCAGGGATGGTACCTGCACGATCTGCAATATCGCTTCGGAGCTTCCCGAAGAAGAATAA
- a CDS encoding methanogenesis marker 7 protein gives MAAVLEPYIYEGGIHKHTLITELLEDLGGYLIQKVPAATEVTLTMLIPREDVHLIEELGKKLLGTLTKAPLTGTEIAVVSPTLASHHLPHSACDVAEHLRRDGANTNMLGLARGMGRRVALSADYERRLINEHDLAVFSFGTFSDCIKNKKPKLLEGVRIPKVVTGGPELKTEEVAHADVYVGNIGRVAHRLRKSDEISSLDVMNQKVGEVVEKMREELAKDPLAVLPPRVMKEVHEQVPQIYEVLTPAPITLQLDGLRIKLPYGQFHEKIENLEFDEGIRLSELARITPSKMKNYILVKIKRESEVGFVI, from the coding sequence ATGGCTGCAGTGCTTGAACCGTATATCTACGAAGGTGGTATCCATAAGCACACCCTGATCACCGAACTTCTGGAAGATCTGGGCGGATACCTGATACAGAAGGTACCGGCTGCCACAGAAGTCACCCTTACCATGCTGATACCCCGGGAAGATGTGCATCTGATCGAGGAGCTCGGCAAGAAACTGCTCGGCACACTCACAAAGGCTCCGCTCACGGGCACTGAAATCGCCGTGGTGTCTCCTACATTGGCATCCCATCACCTGCCCCACTCTGCCTGCGACGTTGCAGAGCACCTGCGCAGGGATGGTGCCAATACGAATATGCTCGGTCTTGCAAGAGGTATGGGAAGAAGGGTTGCGCTGTCTGCTGACTATGAGCGCAGGCTTATAAACGAGCATGATCTGGCTGTATTCTCTTTTGGTACCTTCAGTGACTGTATCAAGAACAAAAAACCAAAGCTTCTTGAAGGTGTGAGGATTCCCAAGGTAGTGACCGGAGGCCCGGAGCTTAAGACCGAGGAGGTTGCACATGCCGATGTGTATGTGGGTAATATAGGAAGGGTTGCCCACCGTCTGCGCAAATCGGATGAGATCAGTTCACTGGATGTCATGAACCAGAAGGTCGGTGAGGTCGTGGAAAAGATGCGTGAGGAACTTGCAAAGGATCCTCTGGCGGTACTGCCCCCGAGGGTTATGAAGGAAGTGCATGAACAGGTACCTCAGATATACGAGGTACTCACGCCAGCCCCGATAACCCTGCAGCTTGACGGTCTGCGCATAAAACTTCCCTACGGGCAGTTCCATGAAAAGATAGAGAACCTTGAATTCGATGAGGGTATAAGGCTTTCAGAGCTTGCAAGGATAACCCCCTCCAAAATGAAAAATTATATATTGGTCAAAATCAAACGTGAATCTGAGGTTGGCTTTGTTATTTGA